Proteins from a single region of Acinonyx jubatus isolate Ajub_Pintada_27869175 chromosome D3, VMU_Ajub_asm_v1.0, whole genome shotgun sequence:
- the LOC128312332 gene encoding serine/arginine repetitive matrix protein 1-like, with the protein MVGWKRLTGVQSGIPPLLAARSWNGYLTISTCIILPAVKHRRSGFGSRLPRALTPRVPCWNHPSGSPRTLELRRRLPQHKTLVLSDEGSEAPGARRPVQAGDSQPLVAGRRRPLRSLQGPGHVLLPRRLQVTSWPSGAGAEWGVRDSVFWTWCSALGPRRSRPGNRRKSLKGETGSPSSSSQREDGPGPGRPGAGSPARALRSSSSPLPPPPPLPARRSLPTPPSLARHTPAARGPAAARPPLPPSPARCAAACGRARAASGAPASPRGWLSAALHAAGRSLPPGSLRVKQLPRRGAAEVWVSSPGRGFLRRPPTAGHPPEALRRRCHPRLLPLRTLVRSAAPDAGDRVLSECRWRVQAPQVQPLSAPGRGGGGTRGCGAPMSAAVAFAPVDSHLFLAIEHVLSALARFLEISLVEVGPGAADPYRLC; encoded by the exons ATGGTCGGCTGGAAAAGGCTGACTGGAGTTCAGAGCGGAATCCCACCTTTACTGGCGGCCAGATCTTGGAATGGTTATTTGACTATTTCAACCTGCATTATCCTACCTGCTGTGAAACACAGAC GGTCAGGATTCGGCTCGAGGCTTCCCAGGGCCTTGACTCCGAGGGTCCCTTGCTGGAATCACCCGAGTGGGTCTCCTCGCACTCTGGAGCTGCGCAGGCGCCTGCCACAGCACAAAACCCTCGTCCTTTCGGATGAGGGCTCAGAGGCGCCGGGCGCCCGCCGCCCCGTCCAGGCCGGGGATAGCCAGCCGCTGGTCGCCGGCCGGCGCAGGCCTCTGCGGTCCCTGCAAGGCCCAGGCCACGTCCTTCTCCCGCGCCGCCTTCAGGTCACTTCGTGGCCTTCGGGCGCCGGGGCGGAGTGGGGA GTCCGAGATTCTGTTTTTTGGACGTGGTGTTCGGCGCTCGGTCCACGACGGAGTCGACCTGGGAACCGCCGGAAGTCGCTCAAAGGAGAGACAGGaagtccctcctcttcctcccagagGGAAGACG GGCCCGGGCCCGGGCGGCCGGGCGCCGGGAGCCCCGCCAGAGCCCTtcgctcttcctcctcccccctccccccgcctccgcccctccccgctcGCCGGTCCCTCCCGACGCCGCCCAGCCTCGCCCGGCACACGCCCGCTGCCCGCGGCCCGGCCGCCGCCCGGCCTCCGCTCCCGCCCTCCCCCGCTCGCTGCGCGGCAGCCTGCGGCCGGGCTCGCGCAGCCAGCGGGGCCCCGGCTTCCCCGCGGGGCTGGCTGTCAGCAGCCTTGCACGCAGCGGGGCGTTCCTTACCGCCCGGCTCTCTCCGGGTGAAACAGCTGCCCCGGCGCGGAGCTGCGGAGGTGTGGGTCTCTAGTCCCGGCCGTGGTTTCCTCCGCCGCCCGCCCACCGCCGGTCACCCTCCAGAGGCACTGAGGCGCCGCTGCCACCCGCGCCTCCTTCCGTTAAGGACGCTGGTGCGGTCGGCGGCCCCTGACGCTGGCGACCGAGTGCTGAGCGAGTGCAGGTGGAGGGTCCAGGCCCCCCAGGTTCAGCCGCTCTCGgcaccggggcgggggggcggggggacccgGGGATGCGGCGCACCAATGTCTGCAGCAGTGGCTTTTGCCCCGGTAGATTCCCACCTTTTCTTAGCCATAGAGCACGTCCTGAGTGCGCTTGCCCGCTTTCTGGAGATTAGTCTGGTGGAGGTGGGTCCTGGAGCTGCTGACCCCTATCGGTTGTGTTGA